TCAGGCCCTGCAGAAAACCCAAAGGGAGGGAGCTTATGAAGTTGTGCTCCAAGGAAATGTTGACCAGGCTGGGCAGACGTTGGAAAGTCCCAGCTTGCAGGGTTGTGAGCAGATTGGTGTGAAGTGATACCTCTTTTAGCTGTTCCAACCCTCTAAAGGCCCCAGTCGAAACATAGCTGATCTGGTTGCGACTGAGCACCAGTAGATGCAACTGAGTCAGATTTCTGAATGTGTCATCCTCCACACGGATCAGCCTGTTGTCATACAGCCACAGCTCCTGCAGGGCCATAGGCCCAAACACCCCTGGACCCAGACTCTCTAGCTGGTTTTCATACAGTGAGATTTGGGAAAGGAGGGGCAGATTTAAGAAGATCCCTTGTGGAAGTGATGTAAGCCTGTTGTGGGAGAGGAACAGCTTCTTGAGCTTCAGAGTCTTAGAGAACAGGTCGTGGTGGAGGTGAGTGATTTGATTGTCATTTAGGGATAGTTCCTCTAGGTTTCCAAGGTCATCCAGACTGCCAACAGGGAGTTCCTGTAGCGAGTTTTTACTAAGCCGCAAGCCCTTAAGGTAAGAAAGACCCTTGAATGTCTCTCTAGACAGTTGGCTGATGTTGTTTCCGGAAAGATAAAGGTAATTTAGGTCAGTAAGAGGGTGAAAAGTTTCGACAGGTACAGAAGTGAAAAGGTTCCTACTGAGGTCAAGagatttcagatatttcagtggGGAAAACCAGTTTGGGCGGAGCACCAGGAGTTTGTTGCTCCTCAGATTCAGAGACTCAAGCTTCTGAAGATTTTGGAACAAGGCCTCAGGGAGATCTTGCAGTCCAGTGCCAGTAAACCCTAAGGCACCTATATTCAGAGTGGAATCAAATGTGCCAGGGCGCACTTCCCTCAAAACAGTGTCTTTAATCACAAAGATGCCAAGGGCATTAGAGAAATCAGTGAGGTCCTCTGGTTTCAGAGAGTAGATACTGCAGTTGGAGAAGTAGAGGGTGGTGGTAGACGAGGGCACAGCTGTTGGGAAGTCCAAGAGGCCACTGCAGAGAATTTTGGTTCCTTGACATTTGCATCCATCCGGACATGCCCAAACAACAGCATTGAGGGAACAGAGAAGTAGGAGCACATGAAGGGTCAGTGGCAGGTCCATTTTTTcactggaagagaaaaaagaaatgtattacaAGTTGAAGCTGGTTATGAGTCTTCAAGCAGATTTACAAGGCTAACGGCTTTGTAAATGCTGGCATGGTCATTATGTAATAAATTCACcaaattttttggcattttgcataTCAAACTCAATTAACTTGTCACTGGCAGTACTTTCACTCAGCCTgtcttttaatgtcttttgtgTCAAAATTAATGTAGATACTTAAGTGAAATTACTTCAGTACTTTTGGGCTTGGAGGttacaaatttttaaaagaaagccAGTTTTAAGAAGGAAAGACGTGCATTTGCACACACTGGGACGGAAAGCCTAGCAAAAAGTtgtattatgggaaatgtaggaaatgtTTGTGGAGTTTTACCGATATTACAGACTAAAAGTCAGATGGTGTCAGCCTCTGCTGTTTTAATTTGGTCCCTTCTTTTTTAAATCGGTCCTTTGCAAGTCCAGTAATTTTAAGGAAGTCCAAATTGCTGGAATACCCCTTTAAGTCATTGCTGAGCTTTGCACCAGTTGaagtctttgttgtgtttttacttcactgcaatactctctttctcctctccctgaGAGAACAGCCACAATGGTTATTCTCTGCACTTTAAATCACCACCATAATAAGACAGTTATACTGAAGAAAACTCTAATTAGTAACAGTGTCTCCATGTTGCAGCCTCAGCATtcttgttttaaacaaaaaaaggcattagCATAAATTGATCCTGTGTTGTATTTTGCTGCCTGTGGCTTGGAAAGTTTCCCATCAGCATTGCCAAAAGGACTGACTGGTAAAACACCATGCTTAACAACCTTTtggcattaaaaacatttattcgTGATTCATGTTCAAAAGCAGTTTTGGAGCTCAAATATGCTTGAAAAGTTTGATGCAGAATGTTTTTAGAAGTAAATGCCCATACTGTTGAGTTTATGCTCGTGATTTGGACATGCTGTTTGGTTTGCTGCCACAAGCAaacattattactattattttttatctttggtAGGTCTATATCTCAACTTGTCACACTTCTTGCATGTGTTTGAGGCTGAGGCTGTGCTCACTCTTTGCAATAGTAAAGGAGGCTCTTCAGATAAAACTGTGCCAACATAATGGCGTGCTTCTCTGTACAAATCCATTTAAAGTTCTGCAACTTTGGGTTGGCAAGCATGAGTCGTTTCTCAGTGGCTGAGGTGTATTAGGGTGCAGGAGGAGTCTTTCTGAGGAAGTAACTTTCTAAAGAGGCTGTTATGTCCTTCAAATGAGCtcagctttctttctttctctttctttctttctttctttctttctttctttctttctttctttctttctttctttctttctctctctttcttccttccttccttcctttctttctttctttcacactaAAGTTGGAGGGTCATAATATCTGAAATACATCCTTTTTTccattcactctccttttttgatacattttgtaCTCATATCTGCTTTCGTTCAAGTGGTGGGGTGCTAGCTCCCTGCTGTGAGagggaaataaatgttttcattgttagtaGAACATTATTACTCTGCtatgttaaaaagaaaacaaatatttttaatctcTAACCCTATAAACTTGACCTTACTAGTATCGATTTCCCTAAGCCTTAGAAATATATTGGTTATGACCTTCCTTCTCATTTCTTCATATGAGGTTTGTGAGGGGCAATACCAACTGGTTTCATTACATCCCCAtttcccctttttattttaactgctGTGAGTGTGAAGGGTCAGGAGTTCACATTTAACTCAGGGATGTGTTTCTTATTATGCAAGTACCTAAATTACTAAAAGTCAGTTATCAGTTGAGTAATGTATTATCTGAACACAGTTCCACTTCAGTTCTGTGTGTTCCATTAGAAAACACCACCACATGCAACTTCAATAGCTTTCAGAAACATGACACATCGTCTCATCACGATTCCCCAACAAAATATCACTGAGAACCGTGGAGCCAGTACGCCTGTTGTGACTCCCCACAAGTATAATTTCAATAATGTTGCCATTTGTGAAACGTGACAACCAAACCATGTTTCCTCTCTGGAATAGAAATTATAATGTCCCAGTCCAGCGAAAACCACTGTCTGCTCTTGCCTGGGACAACCTGGAATGGTCTGCAGTACAGTGTAATGGCTGAAGCATTTCCAGGTCACCATGAATCAAATagacccacacaaacacacacatacacacacacacacacacacacacagatacacacatacacacacgcaccccACCCCCCCCGCCACAGCTGAAGGATCAGCACTTTGTCTGCCATGAAAAGACTGCACTAGCAGAAGAGAACAGACACTCAGTAGTCACGCCATTGAGCTTTTACCGAGCGTTGATTCATTGTATATATAAAATGGTTTTGTTTATCACTTTAACTGACACAATGTGAGAACTCAATTCCTCAAAAATAGCCCAATCTTTTAACAGACAACTTAATTTATTCGCTTGATTCAGTCCATATTAGGAATCCCAGTAGGTAGTCTCCTGTTttacacatgaatacacacatttcttggcaaaatcaaaaactgaattgCTAG
This genomic interval from Xiphias gladius isolate SHS-SW01 ecotype Sanya breed wild chromosome 6, ASM1685928v1, whole genome shotgun sequence contains the following:
- the lrrc15 gene encoding leucine-rich repeat-containing protein 15, which gives rise to MDLPLTLHVLLLLCSLNAVVWACPDGCKCQGTKILCSGLLDFPTAVPSSTTTLYFSNCSIYSLKPEDLTDFSNALGIFVIKDTVLREVRPGTFDSTLNIGALGFTGTGLQDLPEALFQNLQKLESLNLRSNKLLVLRPNWFSPLKYLKSLDLSRNLFTSVPVETFHPLTDLNYLYLSGNNISQLSRETFKGLSYLKGLRLSKNSLQELPVGSLDDLGNLEELSLNDNQITHLHHDLFSKTLKLKKLFLSHNRLTSLPQGIFLNLPLLSQISLYENQLESLGPGVFGPMALQELWLYDNRLIRVEDDTFRNLTQLHLLVLSRNQISYVSTGAFRGLEQLKEVSLHTNLLTTLQAGTFQRLPSLVNISLEHNFISSLPLGFLQGLSHLGQIDLRNNSLSNLPQESLDALTMAKEVLLQQNPWRCDKDILPLRDWLGQHPSKVNQTLVVCDIPFSLNGEVIAQLQNENLMPLSSTEEPVFTSTEKRRKPNTPPTRRSTSSPAVKATPTSEHEEVTSSGQGEKGTVSNDTAIILIIIGVVSTVIISTIIISCVCWRKNKRGRGNIGRRNKNSVL